A single region of the Oreochromis niloticus isolate F11D_XX linkage group LG19, O_niloticus_UMD_NMBU, whole genome shotgun sequence genome encodes:
- the mocs1 gene encoding molybdenum cofactor biosynthesis protein 1 isoform X1 — MAAPVSMCCRLFDRNGALTRVRKLFARRVNRSIARSCSGATHEENEVELTDSTIAGSNFKTRATQKRLRDDSILPFSAFLTDNFGRRHNYLRISLTEKCNFRCQYCMPEEGVKLTPRGQLLSTSEVLTLARLFVQEGVDKIRLTGGEPLIRPDVLHIITQLRKLEGLKTIAVTTNGMNLARLLPNLKEAGLDLINISLDSLVPAKFEFIVRRKGFHKVMEGIEKAIELGYSPVKINCVVMRGLNEDELLDFAALTEKKPLEVRFIEYMPFDGNKWNFKKMVSYQEMLDRIRQKWPDLEMLQAGQTDTAKTFKVPGFKGQLGFITSMSDHFCGSCNRLRITADGNLKVCLFGNSEVSLRDVLRSGASDEELLQIIGAAVGRKKKQHAGMFSISQMKNRPMILIAGTTSQTFLPKLQDSKRAFPISSQLKNDTFLSPATTHHLGSRKVLNREDCLCLSDSTNLTQEASVCCSGTLVSGGTHVKMHINTEKPNHNEVASLPSAEIGNYHISCHTKTECFRTRTNVTSYVNEVGLRNAQARSPNVLTSHVPRTPGAPVFCTLLIDAKINQRNHPVRFCHSQNSSKDASCKESESNQTTDLKAQLTHTDAQGRAAMVDVGGKLPTCRTAIACATVSLGPTAFRLLRDNQLAKGDALTVAQLAGIMASKQTSTLIPLCHPLPLDHTSVTFHLDELLNAVIITATCRTTGRTGVEMEALTAASVTALTVYDMCKAVSHDIIITDIKLVSKTGGKKDFHRHSKQEE; from the exons ATGGCTGCTCCTGTTAGCATGTGCTGCCGTCTGTTTGACAGAAACGGCGCTTTGACACGTGTTAGGAAACTGTTTGCACGGCGCGTGAACAGAAGCATCGCGCGGAGCTGTTCCGGTGCTACGCACGAGGAAAATGAAGTTGAACTCACAGACTCGACTATAGCTGGTTCCAACTTCAAAACCAGGGCAACACAG AAGAGGCTCAGGGACGACAGCATACTCCCCTTTTCAGCATTCTTGACTGACAACTTTGGCCGCAGGCACAACTACCTACGAATCTCCCTCACAGAGAAATGCAACTTCCGCt GTCAGTACTGCATGCCAGAGGAGGGGGTGAAGCTCACACCACGGGGCCAGCTGCTATCCACCTCGGAGGTGCTGACCCTGGCTCGCCTCTTCGTCCAAGAGGGGGTGGACAAGATCCGCCTCACTGGAGGGGAGCCGCTCATCAGACCTGATGTGCTCCATATTATCA CTCAGCTCAGAAAGTTGGAGGGCCTCAAGACTATCGCCGTGACAACCAATGGCATGAACTTGGCTCGGCTTTTGCCAAACCTTAAAGAGGCCGGCTTGGACCTGATCAACATCAGCCTGGATTCATTAGTTCCTGCCAAATTTGAGTTTATTGTCAGACGGAAAG GGTTTCACAAAGTAATGGAGGGCATTGAAAAGGCCATTGAATTGGGCTACAGTCCTGTGAAG ATCAACTGCGTGGTCATGCGAGGCCTGAATGAGGATGAGCTGCTTGATTTTGCAGCACTGACAGAGAAGAAGCCTCTGGAGGTGCGCTTTATAGAATACATGCCCTTCGATG GCAACAAGTGGAACTTTAAGAAGATGGTGAGCTACCAGGAGATGCTGGACCGCATCAGGCAGAAGTGGCCCGACCTGGAGATGCTTCAAGCTGGACAGACAGACACCGCCAAG ACATTTAAAGTCCCAGGCTTCAAAGGTCAGCTGGGCTTCATCACCTCCATGTCTGACCATTTCTGTGGCTCCTGCAATCGCTTACGCATCACTGCAGACGGCAACCTAAAG GTGTGTTTGTTTGGTAACTCAGAGGTCTCTCTCAGAGATGTCTTACGCTCTGGTGCGTCCGATGAAGAGCTGCTGCAAATTATTGGTGCCGCTGTGGGCCGGAAGAAGAAACAGCATGCAG GCATGTTCAGTATCTCTCAGATGAAGAACAGGCCTATGATCCTCATTG CAGGTACCACATCTCAGACGTTCCTGCCAAAGCTACAAGACAGCAAGAGGGCTTTCCCCATCAGTTCCCAGCTTAAAAATGACACGTTCCTCTCTCCAGCAACAACTCATCATTTAGGCAGCAGGAAAGTCTTGAATAGAGAGGATTGTTTGTGCCTTTCAGACTCCACTAACTTAACACAGGAAGCCAGTGTTTGCTGCTCTGGAACCTTAGTGAGTGGGGGTACCCATGTTAAGATGCATATCAACACAGAAAAACCTAACCACAATGAAGTAGCATCCCTTCCCTCTGCAGAGATTGGTAATTATCACATTAGTTGTCACACTAAGACTGAATGTTTCAGGACACGCACAAATGTCACAAGCTATGTTAATGAAGTCGGTCTCAGGAACGCACAAGCCCGGAGTCCTAATGTTCTGACGAGCCACGTGCCCAGGACCCCAGGAGCACCTGTTTTTTGCACACTGCTGATAGATGCCAAAATAAATCAGAGAAACCACCCTGTTAGATTCTGCCACAGTCAAAATTCCAGCAAGGACGCCAGTTGTAAAGAGTCTGAGAGCAACCAGACAACGGATCTCAAAGCTCAGCTGACACATACAGACGCCCAGGGCCGAGCCGCCATGGTGGATGTGGGGGGGAAACTTCCCACATGTCGAACAGCCATAGCCTGCGCCACCGTTAGCTTAGGCCCCACCGCCTTCCGCCTGCTTCGAGATAACCAGCTGGCCAAGGGCGACGCCTTGACTGTGGCGCAGTTGGCTGGCATCATGGCTTCGAAGCAGACCTCCACCCTCATCCCCCTCTGCCACCCTTTACCCTTAGACCACACCTCCGTCACATTTCACCTCGATGAGCTTCTTAATGCCGTCATCATCACAGCCACATGTCGTACCACGGGCAGGACGGGAGTGGAGATGGAGGCTCTGACCGCCGCTTCTGTAACAGCGCTCACCGTCTACGATATGTGTAAGGCGGTGAGccatgacatcatcatcacgGATATAAAACTGGTCAGTAAGACAGGCGGGAAAAAGGACTTTCATCGTCATTCAAAACAGGAAGAATGA
- the mocs1 gene encoding molybdenum cofactor biosynthesis protein 1 isoform X2, with protein MAAPVSMCCRLFDRNGALTRVRKLFARRVNRSIARSCSGATHEENEVELTDSTIAGSNFKTRATQKRLRDDSILPFSAFLTDNFGRRHNYLRISLTEKCNFRCQYCMPEEGVKLTPRGQLLSTSEVLTLARLFVQEGVDKIRLTGGEPLIRPDVLHIITQLRKLEGLKTIAVTTNGMNLARLLPNLKEAGLDLINISLDSLVPAKFEFIVRRKGFHKVMEGIEKAIELGYSPVKINCVVMRGLNEDELLDFAALTEKKPLEVRFIEYMPFDGNKWNFKKMVSYQEMLDRIRQKWPDLEMLQAGQTDTAKTFKVPGFKGQLGFITSMSDHFCGSCNRLRITADGNLKVCLFGNSEVSLRDVLRSGASDEELLQIIGAAVGRKKKQHAGMFSISQMKNRPMILIGTTSQTFLPKLQDSKRAFPISSQLKNDTFLSPATTHHLGSRKVLNREDCLCLSDSTNLTQEASVCCSGTLVSGGTHVKMHINTEKPNHNEVASLPSAEIGNYHISCHTKTECFRTRTNVTSYVNEVGLRNAQARSPNVLTSHVPRTPGAPVFCTLLIDAKINQRNHPVRFCHSQNSSKDASCKESESNQTTDLKAQLTHTDAQGRAAMVDVGGKLPTCRTAIACATVSLGPTAFRLLRDNQLAKGDALTVAQLAGIMASKQTSTLIPLCHPLPLDHTSVTFHLDELLNAVIITATCRTTGRTGVEMEALTAASVTALTVYDMCKAVSHDIIITDIKLVSKTGGKKDFHRHSKQEE; from the exons ATGGCTGCTCCTGTTAGCATGTGCTGCCGTCTGTTTGACAGAAACGGCGCTTTGACACGTGTTAGGAAACTGTTTGCACGGCGCGTGAACAGAAGCATCGCGCGGAGCTGTTCCGGTGCTACGCACGAGGAAAATGAAGTTGAACTCACAGACTCGACTATAGCTGGTTCCAACTTCAAAACCAGGGCAACACAG AAGAGGCTCAGGGACGACAGCATACTCCCCTTTTCAGCATTCTTGACTGACAACTTTGGCCGCAGGCACAACTACCTACGAATCTCCCTCACAGAGAAATGCAACTTCCGCt GTCAGTACTGCATGCCAGAGGAGGGGGTGAAGCTCACACCACGGGGCCAGCTGCTATCCACCTCGGAGGTGCTGACCCTGGCTCGCCTCTTCGTCCAAGAGGGGGTGGACAAGATCCGCCTCACTGGAGGGGAGCCGCTCATCAGACCTGATGTGCTCCATATTATCA CTCAGCTCAGAAAGTTGGAGGGCCTCAAGACTATCGCCGTGACAACCAATGGCATGAACTTGGCTCGGCTTTTGCCAAACCTTAAAGAGGCCGGCTTGGACCTGATCAACATCAGCCTGGATTCATTAGTTCCTGCCAAATTTGAGTTTATTGTCAGACGGAAAG GGTTTCACAAAGTAATGGAGGGCATTGAAAAGGCCATTGAATTGGGCTACAGTCCTGTGAAG ATCAACTGCGTGGTCATGCGAGGCCTGAATGAGGATGAGCTGCTTGATTTTGCAGCACTGACAGAGAAGAAGCCTCTGGAGGTGCGCTTTATAGAATACATGCCCTTCGATG GCAACAAGTGGAACTTTAAGAAGATGGTGAGCTACCAGGAGATGCTGGACCGCATCAGGCAGAAGTGGCCCGACCTGGAGATGCTTCAAGCTGGACAGACAGACACCGCCAAG ACATTTAAAGTCCCAGGCTTCAAAGGTCAGCTGGGCTTCATCACCTCCATGTCTGACCATTTCTGTGGCTCCTGCAATCGCTTACGCATCACTGCAGACGGCAACCTAAAG GTGTGTTTGTTTGGTAACTCAGAGGTCTCTCTCAGAGATGTCTTACGCTCTGGTGCGTCCGATGAAGAGCTGCTGCAAATTATTGGTGCCGCTGTGGGCCGGAAGAAGAAACAGCATGCAG GCATGTTCAGTATCTCTCAGATGAAGAACAGGCCTATGATCCTCATTG GTACCACATCTCAGACGTTCCTGCCAAAGCTACAAGACAGCAAGAGGGCTTTCCCCATCAGTTCCCAGCTTAAAAATGACACGTTCCTCTCTCCAGCAACAACTCATCATTTAGGCAGCAGGAAAGTCTTGAATAGAGAGGATTGTTTGTGCCTTTCAGACTCCACTAACTTAACACAGGAAGCCAGTGTTTGCTGCTCTGGAACCTTAGTGAGTGGGGGTACCCATGTTAAGATGCATATCAACACAGAAAAACCTAACCACAATGAAGTAGCATCCCTTCCCTCTGCAGAGATTGGTAATTATCACATTAGTTGTCACACTAAGACTGAATGTTTCAGGACACGCACAAATGTCACAAGCTATGTTAATGAAGTCGGTCTCAGGAACGCACAAGCCCGGAGTCCTAATGTTCTGACGAGCCACGTGCCCAGGACCCCAGGAGCACCTGTTTTTTGCACACTGCTGATAGATGCCAAAATAAATCAGAGAAACCACCCTGTTAGATTCTGCCACAGTCAAAATTCCAGCAAGGACGCCAGTTGTAAAGAGTCTGAGAGCAACCAGACAACGGATCTCAAAGCTCAGCTGACACATACAGACGCCCAGGGCCGAGCCGCCATGGTGGATGTGGGGGGGAAACTTCCCACATGTCGAACAGCCATAGCCTGCGCCACCGTTAGCTTAGGCCCCACCGCCTTCCGCCTGCTTCGAGATAACCAGCTGGCCAAGGGCGACGCCTTGACTGTGGCGCAGTTGGCTGGCATCATGGCTTCGAAGCAGACCTCCACCCTCATCCCCCTCTGCCACCCTTTACCCTTAGACCACACCTCCGTCACATTTCACCTCGATGAGCTTCTTAATGCCGTCATCATCACAGCCACATGTCGTACCACGGGCAGGACGGGAGTGGAGATGGAGGCTCTGACCGCCGCTTCTGTAACAGCGCTCACCGTCTACGATATGTGTAAGGCGGTGAGccatgacatcatcatcacgGATATAAAACTGGTCAGTAAGACAGGCGGGAAAAAGGACTTTCATCGTCATTCAAAACAGGAAGAATGA
- the mocs1 gene encoding molybdenum cofactor biosynthesis protein 1 isoform X3 — translation MAAPVSMCCRLFDRNGALTRVRKLFARRVNRSIARSCSGATHEENEVELTDSTIAGSNFKTRATQKRLRDDSILPFSAFLTDNFGRRHNYLRISLTEKCNFRCQYCMPEEGVKLTPRGQLLSTSEVLTLARLFVQEGVDKIRLTGGEPLIRPDVLHIITQLRKLEGLKTIAVTTNGMNLARLLPNLKEAGLDLINISLDSLVPAKFEFIVRRKGFHKVMEGIEKAIELGYSPVKINCVVMRGLNEDELLDFAALTEKKPLEVRFIEYMPFDGNKWNFKKMVSYQEMLDRIRQKWPDLEMLQAGQTDTAKTFKVPGFKGQLGFITSMSDHFCGSCNRLRITADGNLKVCLFGNSEVSLRDVLRSGASDEELLQIIGAAVGRKKKQHAGMFSISQMKNRPMILIGG, via the exons ATGGCTGCTCCTGTTAGCATGTGCTGCCGTCTGTTTGACAGAAACGGCGCTTTGACACGTGTTAGGAAACTGTTTGCACGGCGCGTGAACAGAAGCATCGCGCGGAGCTGTTCCGGTGCTACGCACGAGGAAAATGAAGTTGAACTCACAGACTCGACTATAGCTGGTTCCAACTTCAAAACCAGGGCAACACAG AAGAGGCTCAGGGACGACAGCATACTCCCCTTTTCAGCATTCTTGACTGACAACTTTGGCCGCAGGCACAACTACCTACGAATCTCCCTCACAGAGAAATGCAACTTCCGCt GTCAGTACTGCATGCCAGAGGAGGGGGTGAAGCTCACACCACGGGGCCAGCTGCTATCCACCTCGGAGGTGCTGACCCTGGCTCGCCTCTTCGTCCAAGAGGGGGTGGACAAGATCCGCCTCACTGGAGGGGAGCCGCTCATCAGACCTGATGTGCTCCATATTATCA CTCAGCTCAGAAAGTTGGAGGGCCTCAAGACTATCGCCGTGACAACCAATGGCATGAACTTGGCTCGGCTTTTGCCAAACCTTAAAGAGGCCGGCTTGGACCTGATCAACATCAGCCTGGATTCATTAGTTCCTGCCAAATTTGAGTTTATTGTCAGACGGAAAG GGTTTCACAAAGTAATGGAGGGCATTGAAAAGGCCATTGAATTGGGCTACAGTCCTGTGAAG ATCAACTGCGTGGTCATGCGAGGCCTGAATGAGGATGAGCTGCTTGATTTTGCAGCACTGACAGAGAAGAAGCCTCTGGAGGTGCGCTTTATAGAATACATGCCCTTCGATG GCAACAAGTGGAACTTTAAGAAGATGGTGAGCTACCAGGAGATGCTGGACCGCATCAGGCAGAAGTGGCCCGACCTGGAGATGCTTCAAGCTGGACAGACAGACACCGCCAAG ACATTTAAAGTCCCAGGCTTCAAAGGTCAGCTGGGCTTCATCACCTCCATGTCTGACCATTTCTGTGGCTCCTGCAATCGCTTACGCATCACTGCAGACGGCAACCTAAAG GTGTGTTTGTTTGGTAACTCAGAGGTCTCTCTCAGAGATGTCTTACGCTCTGGTGCGTCCGATGAAGAGCTGCTGCAAATTATTGGTGCCGCTGTGGGCCGGAAGAAGAAACAGCATGCAG GCATGTTCAGTATCTCTCAGATGAAGAACAGGCCTATGATCCTCATTGGTGGGTGA